The Arachis ipaensis cultivar K30076 chromosome B03, Araip1.1, whole genome shotgun sequence region AAGCTGCAGCTGAAGATGACTCTGCAGGATAGGTAGCCAAGTCCTGGGCATCAAGAAGCTTCTCAATATCAAGTCTATAACAGACAGTGACAGCATACCATGCTCTGAAGTTGTTATGCAATTGCAAAGAACGGGTAGCAGGCCTAGGGTTGCATTTGAAACCTTTGAGAAGTTCTCGTCAGAACTCTCATCTGCCACCCCATCTGAATGTGATTTGAGGGAGTTGAACTGTAGTACCAAAAGCAGCAATGTCAGCAATAGCACCATGATATCATCAGCCCCAGAAGGCAACCTCTTAATTTCACTCAACAGCTTGAGACCTGAACTTGCACATTTCAAAACAAGTAGGGATGCAGATAAGGGGATACTCTTTCTGACAGTTCTCATCAAGTGGAAAAGCAATTCTACTTGAGAAGCAAGAAAATTGAATACATCTTCGGAGGCATCAAGAACAGGTGATAACGTTTCAATTGTTGCAAGCAAAGACTTGCAAATACTATCTATGCAAGAGATTACAAGTTCATCTGGGATCCCCTCTTCTTTAGTAGCCTTCCCTAACGACTGCATGAATacgtgaaaaaataaataaataaattcaatattGAACAGAGACAATCCACACCAAAGGGCAGAAAGATGAAAAATCTTGAATGATTATaccaattaaaaagaatttatcaTGTTAGGGTATATATACCCTGTAACAAACTACAAAGATTGGATAAAAGTTTTATGCTGCCATTCAGGAAAAAAATAAAGGAACTCTATCATGAACAGATCATTTCACTCCTATTGGGCATTTATACTCAGCACGATAAAACCACTCGAACCATAGCAGTATACTATTAGCAAAAGAAAATGTTATAATCACACCTTCACATGACAATAGTTAAAAAATGAGGAAAATAGTTCTGGATATTTTATTACAGCTTGTTAAAACATCCTATTTTCCATATATCAGAATCATGAATAGGCACTAAGCAGATTTGCTGAAATTCGTAAGGAGATAACTAAGCAACAGCACTATGGAGCAATCATGTGAGTATTCCAACATTCGAAAGTTATATAACTCTAGCTCTATCACTCAGTTGGAATATGAAATAAAAGGTGTTCAAATTTAAAGTCTCACATTATCATGGCAAACAGCCAAAACAGCTATTAATCCTTTTGATGCAGAAAGCCTTGAACTTGACAGCAACATAATTGAGTTTGCATCCTGCAGAAAACTCAACATAGTTTCTGCAATATCCCTAGATGCTCTCCAATGAGAACAATCCCACACATCTAGTTTAATATCTGCTCGCAAACGTTTCAGGTCAAACAAGTATACATTCTTCACAAGAGAGTCTTCATTGAACTGGTGTTGGTAGGTTCCCAAAAAATTTGATTCAATGAGATACTGAGATAGTTCTTTGAATGGTCCAATACCAATTTTTCTCCCTTCAAGCTCTCCTTGTAAATGATAAAAGAGGTCACTGAGTATCAACTTCTTCAGTTCTTTTCCCTCACTATACAAATTAAGAAATAGAACCTAATTATGATAAAGGTGAAGTCAAGATATAAATTGTACAATGCGGGAAAAAAGATTACTTGTGACTATAGTTAAATTGTTGAGAATCTCATTAATAAATTTGGTCCTCAATTTGTTATTTCAGCTTAATATTTGAGATAGAATGATGGGTAAAGAGAGAAAATAAGTGATCTAAATGTTAATTGGAGAAATGTATGATAATATGGAgagcaaaaagaaaaacaattcaTCAATACTGCAAGTTTGTGATACTCAAACACAATGTAAATGATATAGAAATCCTTTTAATTAAGAACTAGAAATCACCTGTAACCGCGCTGTGAATATTGAGACAACAATTCAGAGAAAGCAGGATGCATGCTCAACTGCAAACAGGAAACATTTATACATGTAAATTAGAAAACACAAAATAGTCAATGAGGTGAAAACtgatttcatatatatatataaccaaaaGCTCTGGCTAGTAGCTTTTTCTTTTGAAGCCCGACATCTTAATAAAACTTCACGATTAAACACGTGCACCATAGCAAACAGGAATATTACAGTATCCCAAAGCAAAGAAGTTAGATGTTGAACCTTTATGAGGTTTCCATGAATCTTCTGAAGCAATGACACAGATAAACTTCCTGAGTCACCAACAGCTAATTTTTCCATCACATGAACAGAGAATGAATTGGTGGCCACCTGAAAATTTACATCCAGTTGCATATAAAATTATACACCTTCATACTGTACTTGAATTAGAAAAGGAATACTAATTTctaatttaataatattattgtattGCATATAAACCTTTATATAGGATAAAAGTTGCATTTAAGTAGAATATTGAACAGGTATTGAATGGTGACATAACAACGAGAAGAATCACTATTTATCTTAGTAtggatcacaacaccaaacaacGACAACTAAATAACGAGAAGGCGGCCTATAAAATTAACTGAATCACAACAAAGACAAACCACACCTATTAAACCAATaggaaattggaaaaaaaaaggcTAACCTTTGCACCATAATATATATCATTCTTATATCCACAACAAGTATATGACTTTATTAGTTTTTGTAAGACAGAATCTTTGAACCATGAAGACCAGATTCCCTTAAGTTCATGAAAATCTGTGGAATTAGATTTGTCAGATTTTGTGGCATTTTTCTCCTTGTCCTTAGATTCATCTTTCCCAAGTAACTCTGCATGCAACAACTTTTTCTGCAAAAACAATTCATATGCCATGATTCTGAGAATGGCAGATTGACAATGGAAACTGTATGCTAGATTGCAAGCATCTTCTTCTTTAACACTTTCAAGTAAAGGGATCTCAGTGTTGGAAACATTTGAGATTGCGTCGGCCAAGTGTCGCCAAAACTTTCCATAGCTTCTCAAAATTTCTAAGAGATTTGCATATTGAGGAGACCCTTGCCACAGGGAGACCATGAAGTTAAGTACACTAAGCAGTATCCGAGGCTTGCTGAAGATAAATAGTAAAGTACAATGAGTaacttattaattaaaattagcaaaGAAATTAAGCAGTGAAAATGGAGATTAAAGTTTCcttaaaaagagaaagagaaagaaaaaacatGCAGATGCAAAAGGAACATTTTTCCCCATCCCGCCCATAGGTTCTACCTTTTGATCAGATCACGTGCCCTCTCAATGTAGAGCATAAGCGCATCTAGTAAACTTGATTTTTTGGATACTAGTGGTACCAGAGAAGTTTCACTACTTTGCGACTTTGGATCCCCAGTATTATGTTGGTCTTCATTGCCGGCATCTGGAGCAAAGATAGCAACAACAAAAGCAGCCTGCAACAAGAACATCAATTCAGAATATGATGCTTGAACAAGGGATTTTCACCACCCCCTGACCCAATAATGATGGAACAGAGCCCTGAGAAAAACTAGAAAATTAGCTGTTGGCCTGTCATGATGCAATATCCTCATGAAAACTCAACAAACAGTAGACACATCTACTCATGAAAGAAGTGATGCAAAAAGTTGTAGCATTCATTTTGAAATGCGTTTAAGAGGGGGTGGGGGGGATGACAGTGTCAACAGCAGAAAATTTACAACATATGATATAGACCTGGTAACGTGCTGCAGAAGTGAATAAATTAAGTGTTGCAACAAAAAGCTCTTCATTTGATACCAGTTGCTCCTGCAGTATGTAGCTTGCAGAACGCCTCAAATCCATAATCTAAAACCATTAGAAGATTATCACTTAGGTCAAAATAACACaagtaaagttgcagaaagtttcagaagaaaaaaagaaaataaagttgTAAGATGAAACTACAATGCCAAACCTCCTTATTATCAGGAGCAAAAAACGTGGTTCCATACGAAAATGGTTGACAACAATCTGCCGTGACAAATAACATTGAAATGAACTTGACAGCACCCAACTGGATGGCCTAGAAAGATATCAGTCTTTAATAAAATGAAATGATGAACTATACTAGAAGCAAATGGATGAGCAGGCATGCAAAACAATATAGGACATTAGGAATGTAATCAATATCAGTTCATTGTTCAGCAAATGTAATCAATACATAACAGTAACAGAGTAAGAAAACACAAGTTTCTAAAAGACCTCTAATTGATGGAACAAAAAGAGAGCAGAAATAAGCAGATTAGTTATTGTTCAATAAAAAGTAAAACTCATAAGTCACATTCCTAGTGATTAGTTCAGCAAAAGCACAAGGcatttacataaaaataaaaataaaaaaatcaatgtaataGCACTAAATTTCCAGCATGGCTAGTATTCTTACAGGATCCCGGAAGTATGAAATCAAAGAAGTAACAGAAGTGATAAGAGGAACTGATTTGGTTGTGCATGAGAACACTGCTTGGAGAAAAACGGGAAAGCTGGAAGAGTTATCCTGACATCACACAATAACTTTCAGTGTGTCCATTATGCAAATATATTAGGAATATAGAGAATATCAAACAAAGAATTAATGGATAGCCGAAGGCAGAAAATATGATCTGCAGCATAAAGACAATTATGCTTAAAACTTCTTAaacaaacaacaaaagaaaagcatGATATACATCCATGATCCATCACATCAACATAGCAATATCACATGGATTCCTTTAATCATAACCATGAGTAACTATTAAACTATTCCATTTATACTcatttaagataaaaaaaaagaaaactctcTAGCTTTCCTCTATACCTTTGACAGTCTAGTCAGCATAACCACAAGAATGTCCAAGACAGATCCCATAGCAAGCTGTATCCCCTCAATTTCCATTGGATCAAAGAGGCGGCTTACATGCAGTTTCTGGTAAAAGAGATATTTTTGTCAATATGATGTAGGAAAAAGCAAAGTAGATTAACATAAGGATGAAAAGAAATAAGTTTCAATATTTGTAACCTCCAAGGCTTGGGCAGTAGTGCAAGCAATTTGGAAGAGTGTGTTGTGGATGGAAGAATCAGAGAATAACACATTGTGTATGATCTCTCCCAACTTTCCATAACAGGGCATCGACTCAAGGCATTTTTTCATCAATTCAAGAACCTGCAAAAGTATCCCAAAGTTAGCCATGGGCATAATCTatcttaatttttatatataaaacctATAATTAGTTTTAATAATCACTCTCAACTGTTATTGCAACAAATTAGAAGCAACCAAGATAGACTGCTATTAATGGTGGATGCCAAAGACAGCAACCCGAAAAGCAGCCAACAATAACAGATCATAATAGCTTGTGTTTCATtttcatattaattaaataaaattatccaTGTACCTTTACGCAATAAGTTAAACTTGTAGGAGAAATAGTTTCATGTCATCGTGTCAAAGCATGCATAACTAAGAGGTCGAGTTTAATCTTGGCTTCCCCTCCTCCAAAAGTATCCCAAAGTTAGCCACGGGCATAATCTACCTTAATTCTTATATATAAAACCTATAATTAGTTTTAATAATCACTCTCCACTGTTATTTAAACAAATTAGAAGCAACCGAGATAGACTGCTACTAATGGTGGATGCCAAAGATAGCAACCCAAAAAGCAGTCAACAATAACAGATCATAATAGCTTGTGTTTTATtttcatattaattaaataaaattatccaTGTACCTTTACCCAATAAGTTAAACTTTTGGAAGAAATAGTTTCATGTCATCGTATCAAAGCATCCATAACTAAGAGGTCGAGTTTAATCTTGGCTTCCCCTCCCCTTTTTTATCCTTCCAAATAAAAGTTAAATTTCAGCACAAAGTAGGGTGGGTGGGCCATTATCAACACTTCATAGCCAAATGAGGATCTTAAATGAGCAGACATCTTAGATATAACATAATTCGTACCCAATAACTTAATCTTTTGAAAGAGATGGCTTCACGATAATACTAAACCAAGTTAACAACTAACACGAAAAACTATAAGCACTTTAGTCATCCAGAGTATCAGAATTATTCTAATAAAGATTAACTAAAAAAGACAACACAATCTTCATGGCTTCAAACAGATTAAGGAGTTACCTTCAACATTATTTTCCATCTGGTTTGCTTTATCTTGTATTTCCAATACTGGTGATTGACTAGGACAAATTGTACAGAGAAAATGATCAGTGCCAGGAGAGCATCATTCTCCACCCCTGTCTCTACAAGCTGTATGGTGAAGTCCAGCACtgcaagatttttttttttaaaagaagaatttcattaaGAAGAGAAAGATGATACAAATTAAAGCATAAGGAATCCTCTATACAAAAGCAAAAGACAAAAGATTTATCTATAAAGTATAGCTTTCCAATCTCTcaacatatccaagagggatgttCCTTATAAAGATCATTAAGATTACGACTAAGACATAAGAGTATTTAGAAAAAACAAAACGAAAcatatacaacacaaaacaaaacaaCAAACAAAAAGAAATGCGCACAGAATTTTCACAAAACCAAGCCAAATCAACAACTCGTGAATAGTTCTTTATTACAAACAAAAATTAGCTTGTCTCTGCATCAGTAGATTGTAATAAAAGTTAATAGACAACTCATATTTGTGCCGACATTATAGCCCTTGTTTCCTATCGGatcataattattaattaatttcctACTTTACAGTGAAAGGTGCTCCTAGATAAGCATAACACCATGAAAGAATTCTAATTCTGATGTAACACTGGAACTagataaatttttcaaaataaccaTACTGTAGATTAAGACCCAGTTAGAAATGATGTTGTTTTGAACAtctgaaagaaagaagaaaaatagataACATGCCATAACCATTGTAAAATATTTCGGAGATATAGACCTATTTTCATGTAGTCAAACCAAAGCAAGCCATAAGCACAACACAAGAGACACAAACAATAGGAGTAACAGACCACACCAAATTACTAATAAAATGAATTAGAAATTGTATCAGACGTACCTGATATTGCCAAGGGGCAGTCACTACTGTTCATCTCACAATCAGTCAAAATCATCCTTGCCAGTTTGCTAGAAAGCAACCATGACCCACTGGGAAAGACAGAAATATTGGTAGATATAACTTCATCTAGATCAAAATATATCAAAAATTGATAGCAATAAAATCTACTGACACCAAAAGGCCACCAGAATGTAAAAGAAATAGTTGGAAGTCATACAAATGAGGACAATTTCAAATCAATTTATTGAATACagttaagtttttatttttatatgcatactgttctaaaaatagggtttaCCTTGAGAAGCCATTGTTGCCTACACTGAACACGGCAGTCTGCAAATTGATATCAAATAGATTTGCATTTAAAGCAACTGTTGTAACATTAGCTGGAGAACTGCACAGGAAAGGGGGAAAGATTTATTCAGACTTGCGAGTCTCAAATAACATCATTAATTCAGGGAAGAAAAAATGAAGATCCAATACCAAAAAGCATTGAAGTCAACaggaaaaggatttgaaaaaatcCACAAAAATAGTATGATTTGCTTATTCTCAAGATACAAAATCAAATCAATTCATTGATTTGGGAAATTTTATTTCTGTTAACCTTGAGATGTAGAAATGAAACGAAATTGCTCAACTTCCACGTAGCATAAGTTAAATTTACCAAATCAACATAGTCACCAAGATCTTGATGGCCATTGACATAAGTGCAGCACTACAGGAATTCAGAGGCAGGTTTTTAACCAGATTACAGATTATCTCAACCACCCTGAAAAAACAAGGAAAATTAATCAATCAAGACACTCAGTACCACATGCAAAACCCCCTGCCAGGGGGTTAaaacaaattagaaaattaaacaaacatGTAAAAGagcaataataaataaaaaggtaaagTACTGTTTTGGTCCCCAACGTTTGAGGTGAATCCTATTTTGGTCCCTATTGTTTTACTTGTCCTATTTTTATCCCAAAACGTTTAAAATGGCATTAATATTATCCCACCGTCAAATTCCTCACTAACAATTAACGAAATTAATGTAGTATTAATAAAGCTTTTGTTAAAGCTATGTTTACTCAATCCCTTCTCCCATCTTCACCCTCTCAACAAGCCCAAACCTCATTCTCTTGCTCCCTTTTACACTAGGAGGAAGAAGGGAGTAGGAGAATGGGGTTTGAGCTTGTTGAGAAAGTGAAGGTAGGAGAGAGGGGTTGAGCAAACTAATTTTAGCAAAAGCATTATTAATAGTACATCAATTTCGTTAATTGTTAGTGAGGAATTTGACGGTAGGATGACATTGATGACATTTTAAACGTTTTGGGATAAAAATAGGAcgattaaaacgttagggaccaaaatagaattcaccccaaacgttggggaccaAAACAGTGCTTTACCCTAAATAAAACAATTTACCAGACATTCTTTTCAATCTGCTCGTTCATCAGGCCAATAGCATGGAACTGTAGAGAGTTGCTAATGTCTAACACAGCAAAACAGACAGCCTGCATATAGTAAGTGAATATGTGATTTTGAGAAGAGGGGATAACCTTATGAGACACAAAGAATTCACGTAAGTTGGTACAAGCTGGGACGCCATTTTAGGGTAAAATTGGACTTCAGACAACCTAAAATTCCAAAATAGTCTACATTTAGCTCACTCCGGCTTGGGATGTCCAACAACCCAAATCACAGGCTCCTAGATCAGGGCTCAGCAATACAGAATATCCTACAGGCTAAAGGGCGAATGCAGAACCATGGCAGGGAAGGTATGTTGTGACAAATGTAAGGAACATCTTGTAACTCACAAAGTTTGCAATGGCAGGGCAGCTGTTCCATCACTGCCCCAATAGCACGTAGGTTAAACTAATGTTTCATTTTATAACTAATTACACTGGAAGCCTTCATGGTAAATTAGGTATATCCAACAAATACAAGAAACAATATTATGAGGTGAGCAGATCATAGCAAGTCAAAATCAACAATCGACCAGAGTTGATCAGGCATACAAAGATCATTGCTAGAAGTGATGCACTGATCTTAGTGTTAAAAGTGCTACTTAAAAGTCTAATCACATGATGC contains the following coding sequences:
- the LOC107629607 gene encoding nucleoporin NUP188 homolog isoform X6, yielding MAETCSVDASLWWDSFTLFFTQLENLSPSSDLPPNLAKKLKENHSWFADLLLRFKPPSQKSKEALNSKKLKIGSHELTVQPELKDKALQISSYLLLDEVQSYILVERSIKNNSVAPSLMFPEFLHMMLIQYYMERQCLLKCIRWILMHAIYIGSISEDNIVREEAKKLFDNQLESKLVSFFEDHLSCSFPEQMDVDLFTLWSEEILIEDNLILDILFLGYYDSFCTCSAEIWKRFCSLYKGILLGDYNLGKLAITTEAQQLSYHTKVQLLLILIETLNLENMLQMVHDERPYRKGVCSFSLNNVQEIDALVSTFSGFEMNEAGPLVLAWAVFLYLLLTLPGKNGTNELMEIDHIGYVRQAFEAGFLSYCLEILECDIFKEYDGPASGYRSVLRTFISAFIASYEVNLQLEDGNPALILDILCKIYHGEESLCTQFWDKESFIDGPVRCLLYNLESEFPVRTLELVRLLSSLCEGTWPAECVYNFLDKSVGVSSLFEISSDSQVDDASHMVEARQAVQVPGVEGFFIPPGTRGRVLKFVGEDTALVRWEYAPSGVFLLLLRLAQDVYLNNKEEVLCTLDLLSRLVSFNTAVCFAVLDISNSLQFHAIGLMNEQIEKNVWVVEIICNLVKNLPLNSCSAALMSMAIKILVTMLICSPANVTTVALNANLFDINLQTAVFSVGNNGFSSGSWLLSSKLARMILTDCEMNSSDCPLAISVLDFTIQLVETGVENDALLALIIFSVQFVLVNHQYWKYKIKQTRWKIMLKVLELMKKCLESMPCYGKLGEIIHNVLFSDSSIHNTLFQIACTTAQALEKLHVSRLFDPMEIEGIQLAMGSVLDILVVMLTRLSKDNSSSFPVFLQAVFSCTTKSVPLITSVTSLISYFRDPAIQLGAVKFISMLFVTADCCQPFSYGTTFFAPDNKEIMDLRRSASYILQEQLVSNEELFVATLNLFTSAARYQAAFVVAIFAPDAGNEDQHNTGDPKSQSSETSLVPLVSKKSSLLDALMLYIERARDLIKSKPRILLSVLNFMVSLWQGSPQYANLLEILRSYGKFWRHLADAISNVSNTEIPLLESVKEEDACNLAYSFHCQSAILRIMAYELFLQKKLLHAELLGKDESKDKEKNATKSDKSNSTDFHELKGIWSSWFKDSVLQKLIKSYTCCGYKNDIYYGAKVATNSFSVHVMEKLAVGDSGSLSVSLLQKIHGNLIKLSMHPAFSELLSQYSQRGYRFYFLICIVREKN
- the LOC107629607 gene encoding nucleoporin NUP188 homolog isoform X7, which translates into the protein MAETCSVDASLWWDSFTLFFTQLENLSPSSDLPPNLAKKLKENHSWFADLLLRFKPPSQKSKEALNSKKLKIGSHELTVQPELKDKALQISSYLLLDEVQSYILVERSIKNNSVAPSLMFPEFLHMMLIQYYMERQCLLKCIRWILMHAIYIGSISEDNIVREEAKKLFDNQLESKLVSFFEDHLSCSFPEQMDVDLFTLWSEEILIEDNLILDILFLGYYDSFCTCSAEIWKRFCSLYKGILLGDYNLGKLAITTEAQQLSYHTKVQLLLILIETLNLENMLQMVHDERPYRKGVCSFSLNNVQEIDALVSTFSGFEMNEAGPLVLAWAVFLYLLLTLPGKNGTNELMEIDHIGYVRQAFEAGFLSYCLEILECDIFKEYDGPASGYRSVLRTFISAFIASYEVNLQLEDGNPALILDILCKIYHGEESLCTQFWDKESFIDGPVRCLLYNLESEFPVRTLELVRLLSSLCEGTWPAECVYNFLDKSVGVSSLFEISSDSQVDDASHMVEARQAVQVPGVEGFFIPPGTRGRVLKFVGEDTALVRWEYAPSGVFLLLLRLAQDVYLNNKEEVLCTLDLLSRLVSFNTAVCFAVLDISNSLQFHAIGLMNEQIEKNVWVVEIICNLVKNLPLNSCSAALMSMAIKILVTMLICSPANVTTVALNANLFDINLQTAVFSVGNNGFSSGSWLLSSKLARMILTDCEMNSSDCPLAISVLDFTIQLVETGVENDALLALIIFSVQFVLVNHQYWKYKIKQTRWKIMLKVLELMKKCLESMPCYGKLGEIIHNVLFSDSSIHNTLFQIACTTAQALEKLHVSRLFDPMEIEGIQLAMGSVLDILVVMLTRLSKDNSSSFPVFLQAVFSCTTKSVPLITSVTSLISYFRDPAIQLGAVKFISMLFVTADCCQPFSYGTTFFAPDNKEIMDLRRSASYILQEQLVSNEELFVATLNLFTSAARYQAAFVVAIFAPDAGNEDQHNTGDPKSQSSETSLVPLVSKKSSLLDALMLYIERARDLIKSKPRILLSVLNFMVSLWQGSPQYANLLEILRSYGKFWRHLADAISNVSNTEIPLLESVKEEDACNLAYSFHCQSAILRIMAYELFLQKKLLHAELLGKDESKDKEKNATKSDKSNSTDFHELKGIWSSWFKDSVLQKLIKSYTCCGYKNDIYYGAKVATNSFSVHVMEKLAVGDSGSLSVSLLQKIHGNLIKLSMHPAFSELLSQYSQRGYRRA